A window of the Polaribacter sp. HaHaR_3_91 genome harbors these coding sequences:
- a CDS encoding VCBS repeat-containing protein encodes MKYILFAAFSSCVLSIHAQKSNFLNNSRTILGIDKERTASMGIGDIDSDGDLDVVIANGRHWPGQNKIFINNGRGIFTVSKNLGTEQETSYSTELADFDGDGDLDIAVGNDMAPNFIFINDGKGNFIKGASFGGKYRPTRNIVVADLDNDGDKDILITNRGRENEICLNNGKGVFTEVIGFGNKKDSTIDVEVADMNGDGYLDLILANRDDQPNYVYLNDGNLKFSKKIAYGTGNDVTRSVAVLDIDKDGYKDIITVNIGEPNVIYFGSKAGIYNRKIVFDASSDKSYSLSIGDLNGDGETDIIIGNTGSPNNVFINSNNGTSWTKIQLNDEKFSTYDILTFDLNGDKKLDIIESNSGELNQFYFNKFTPKFP; translated from the coding sequence ATGAAATATATTTTATTTGCAGCGTTTTCTAGTTGCGTACTTTCTATCCATGCTCAGAAATCAAATTTCTTAAATAATAGTAGAACCATTTTAGGAATTGATAAAGAACGAACAGCTTCTATGGGAATTGGTGATATTGATAGTGATGGCGATTTAGATGTTGTTATTGCTAATGGTAGGCATTGGCCAGGACAGAATAAAATCTTTATAAATAATGGTCGCGGAATTTTTACAGTTTCTAAAAACTTAGGTACAGAACAAGAAACGAGTTATTCTACAGAGCTTGCAGATTTTGATGGAGATGGAGATTTAGATATTGCTGTTGGTAACGATATGGCTCCTAATTTTATTTTTATAAATGATGGAAAGGGAAATTTTATCAAAGGAGCATCTTTTGGAGGTAAATACAGACCTACTAGAAATATTGTTGTTGCAGATTTAGATAACGATGGCGATAAAGATATATTGATTACTAATAGAGGTAGAGAAAACGAAATTTGTTTAAATAACGGAAAAGGTGTTTTTACAGAAGTTATTGGTTTCGGAAACAAAAAAGATTCTACCATAGATGTTGAGGTTGCTGATATGAATGGTGATGGATATTTAGATTTGATTTTAGCAAATAGAGATGATCAACCAAATTACGTCTACCTAAACGATGGTAATTTAAAGTTTAGTAAAAAAATAGCTTACGGTACAGGTAATGATGTTACAAGATCTGTAGCTGTTTTAGATATTGATAAAGATGGTTACAAAGATATTATTACTGTAAATATTGGTGAGCCTAACGTTATTTATTTTGGAAGTAAAGCAGGGATTTATAATCGTAAAATTGTTTTTGACGCAAGTTCAGATAAATCATATTCTTTATCTATTGGCGATTTAAATGGTGATGGAGAAACAGATATTATTATAGGAAATACAGGGTCACCAAATAATGTTTTTATCAATTCTAATAACGGCACAAGTTGGACTAAAATTCAGTTAAATGACGAGAAATTTAGTACATATGATATTCTAACGTTTGATTTAAATGGTGATAAAAAACTAGATATTATAGAAAGTAATTCAGGCGAATTAAATCAATTTTACTTTAATAAATTCACTCCAAAATTTCCTTGA
- a CDS encoding amidohydrolase family protein, giving the protein MIYKNKSKHKMKQAGYLLKLGVLLLVTGCSTSTPSKWENINEKGAFLVYRRQSLIGKETYSITSTKDSIIVKSLQGENERGRITGVEAELHLDINLNPSSYRNRRITKNDTIVNLEVKKTADGISVWEKNRDFVKKENRDFFPVHSNIPAGVEMMLYQYYFKQGGTGSIPTLPRGEITMNFIQKDTVQIKGEKVPLKRYVVEGINWGGRTIWVDEVNNLVALVKANTQIREYIKEGYEEAKPFFVQGNVEEEMAALSKFTKDLKGTQAKVKAFVGGNIVDGLSNTAKEDMTLIITDGTISKIGKRSEVEIPEGAEVIDVKGKILIPGLWDMHAHSNQVDWAPAYLAGGVTTIRDNGNELEFATSFRDAIAKEGAIGPDILLAGMTDGAGIQGNGVVRARTVEEAKKVADLYFSNGYKQIKIYSSVSSELTKVLAEEGHKRGMSITGHVPKEIGNARGAIDAGMDMLSHRSRILTVLFPGKTVKELGSYYINENDISQKQIDEAIAYLLKHKTVLDPTIALDVARAMTKGSVLEAIEPFSDRIAYELFEGKRFRTGLSAKRAETAKADYIKAMGILGQFYKAGVPIVAGTDNIVPVFGLYLELETYQKYGGMTPLEAIKTATIVPATAMGLGDKTGTLEIGKEGDIAILDKNPLLDISNIRTVSAVVTNGNYYKSNPLWKAADFKPAE; this is encoded by the coding sequence ATGATATATAAAAATAAATCAAAGCATAAAATGAAACAGGCAGGTTACTTATTAAAATTAGGTGTGCTGCTTTTAGTTACAGGATGTTCTACAAGTACTCCATCAAAATGGGAAAACATAAACGAAAAAGGCGCTTTCTTGGTATATAGAAGACAATCTTTAATTGGTAAAGAAACCTATTCTATTACATCAACGAAAGATTCAATTATTGTAAAATCACTTCAAGGAGAAAACGAAAGAGGTAGAATTACAGGAGTAGAAGCAGAGTTACATTTAGATATAAATTTAAATCCTTCTTCTTACAGAAATAGACGTATTACAAAAAATGATACAATTGTTAATTTAGAAGTTAAAAAAACTGCTGATGGAATTTCTGTTTGGGAAAAAAATAGAGATTTTGTAAAAAAGGAAAATAGAGATTTTTTTCCAGTTCATAGTAATATTCCTGCAGGTGTAGAAATGATGTTATATCAATATTATTTTAAACAAGGCGGTACAGGAAGTATTCCTACTTTACCAAGAGGAGAAATTACCATGAATTTTATTCAAAAAGATACCGTACAAATTAAAGGTGAAAAAGTACCTTTAAAAAGATATGTTGTAGAAGGTATTAATTGGGGAGGAAGAACTATTTGGGTAGATGAAGTAAATAATTTAGTGGCACTTGTTAAGGCAAATACACAAATTAGAGAATATATTAAAGAAGGTTACGAAGAAGCAAAACCATTTTTTGTACAAGGAAATGTAGAAGAAGAAATGGCTGCATTATCAAAATTCACTAAAGATTTAAAAGGTACTCAAGCAAAAGTAAAAGCATTTGTTGGTGGAAATATTGTAGATGGACTTAGCAACACTGCTAAAGAGGATATGACTTTAATTATTACAGACGGAACGATTTCTAAAATAGGAAAACGTTCTGAAGTGGAAATTCCTGAAGGAGCAGAAGTTATTGATGTAAAAGGAAAAATATTAATTCCTGGTTTGTGGGATATGCATGCGCATTCTAATCAAGTAGATTGGGCACCAGCATATTTAGCAGGTGGTGTTACGACAATTCGTGATAACGGAAATGAGCTAGAATTTGCAACATCATTTAGAGATGCCATTGCAAAAGAAGGCGCAATTGGACCAGATATTTTATTAGCAGGTATGACAGATGGAGCCGGAATACAAGGTAACGGAGTTGTAAGAGCAAGAACTGTTGAAGAAGCAAAAAAAGTAGCAGATTTATATTTTTCTAACGGATACAAACAAATAAAAATTTACTCTTCAGTAAGTTCAGAATTAACAAAAGTATTGGCAGAAGAAGGACATAAAAGAGGTATGTCTATTACAGGTCATGTGCCAAAAGAAATTGGTAACGCACGTGGTGCTATTGATGCAGGAATGGATATGTTAAGTCATAGGTCTAGAATTTTAACGGTATTATTTCCTGGTAAAACAGTTAAGGAATTAGGTAGTTATTATATTAATGAAAATGATATTTCGCAGAAACAAATAGACGAAGCTATTGCTTATCTATTAAAGCATAAAACAGTTTTAGATCCAACAATTGCTCTAGATGTAGCAAGAGCAATGACTAAAGGATCTGTTTTAGAAGCCATAGAACCATTTTCTGATAGGATAGCGTATGAATTATTTGAAGGGAAAAGATTTAGAACAGGTTTATCTGCAAAAAGAGCAGAAACTGCAAAAGCAGATTATATAAAAGCAATGGGAATTCTTGGTCAATTTTATAAGGCAGGAGTGCCAATTGTTGCAGGGACAGATAATATTGTACCCGTTTTTGGTTTGTATTTAGAGTTAGAAACATATCAGAAATACGGAGGAATGACACCGTTAGAAGCTATAAAAACAGCTACAATTGTACCGGCAACAGCAATGGGGTTAGGGGATAAAACAGGAACTTTAGAAATAGGAAAAGAAGGTGATATTGCTATTTTAGACAAAAACCCTTTGTTAGATATTTCTAACATAAGAACTGTTTCTGCAGTAGTTACTAATGGAAATTATTATAAAAGTAATCCGTTATGGAAAGCAGCCGATTTTAAACCGGCAGAATAA
- a CDS encoding RidA family protein: MSKIIKLLFVTLLMIGCAKQELKEMPDKDYNPEAKLKELNIVLPSPPQPVANYVNGVRTGNLIFLAGKGPKHVDGTEVTGKLGQDITIDQGYAAARLTAINQLAVLKHMLGDLNKVKRIVKVLGLVNSDPNFVEQPKVINGFSDLMVDVFGEKGKHARAAVGMASLPRAQAVEIELIVEVYD, translated from the coding sequence ATGAGTAAAATTATAAAGTTACTTTTTGTTACTCTTTTAATGATTGGTTGTGCTAAGCAAGAGCTAAAAGAAATGCCAGATAAAGATTACAATCCAGAGGCAAAATTAAAAGAATTGAATATTGTGTTGCCAAGTCCGCCACAACCTGTTGCAAATTATGTAAACGGAGTTAGAACTGGGAATCTTATTTTCTTGGCAGGAAAAGGTCCAAAACATGTAGACGGAACAGAAGTTACAGGGAAATTAGGACAAGATATTACAATTGACCAAGGTTATGCTGCAGCAAGATTAACAGCAATAAATCAACTAGCAGTTTTAAAACATATGTTGGGTGATTTAAATAAGGTAAAACGAATTGTAAAGGTTTTAGGTTTGGTAAATTCAGATCCTAATTTTGTAGAACAACCAAAAGTAATTAATGGTTTTTCTGATTTAATGGTAGATGTTTTTGGAGAAAAAGGAAAACATGCAAGAGCTGCCGTTGGTATGGCATCATTACCACGTGCACAAGCGGTAGAAATTGAGTTGATTGTAGAAGTTTATGATTAA
- a CDS encoding MBL fold metallo-hydrolase, producing the protein MKISYRKLKQKSIVKLLFLLIFILSFTQNSKAQELKLKYFGGAGWEMIEGDLNILVDPYISRLKLGDSPSNSKDDTRKNYYPTDIYVSDTATINKVLTNKVDYILVHHSHLDHLADVPYIAKKTGATVIATETSCMILKAAGVPEKQLLRVKGGEDYQFYEFSVRVIPSIHSALGDKHYYDSRIHKEELALPLKLEDFIEGKSLMFLIRFKNHKVLTAGSMNFLEREVAGLKPDIILPGVNFSRLEIYNYTERLMQLTNFPKIVIPTHWDNFRVPYGFSQEDALEKKINPFLEEVKFASPKSKVIVPVHLETIIIK; encoded by the coding sequence ATGAAAATAAGTTACAGAAAATTAAAACAAAAATCAATAGTAAAGTTACTTTTCTTATTGATATTTATCTTAAGTTTTACTCAAAATAGTAAAGCCCAAGAATTAAAATTAAAATATTTTGGAGGAGCAGGTTGGGAAATGATAGAGGGCGATTTAAATATTTTAGTCGATCCATATATTTCTAGATTAAAGTTAGGTGATAGCCCATCGAATAGTAAAGATGATACTCGTAAAAATTATTATCCAACAGATATTTATGTATCAGATACGGCAACTATCAACAAAGTACTTACAAATAAAGTAGATTATATTTTAGTACATCATTCACATTTAGATCATTTGGCAGACGTTCCTTACATCGCAAAAAAAACAGGAGCAACAGTAATTGCAACAGAAACAAGTTGTATGATTTTAAAAGCAGCTGGTGTTCCAGAAAAACAATTACTTAGAGTAAAAGGAGGAGAAGACTATCAGTTTTATGAGTTTTCTGTAAGGGTAATTCCGTCTATTCATTCGGCTTTAGGTGATAAGCATTATTACGATTCTAGAATACATAAAGAGGAATTAGCCTTGCCGTTAAAATTAGAAGATTTTATAGAAGGAAAATCGTTAATGTTTTTAATTCGTTTTAAAAATCATAAAGTATTAACAGCGGGTTCTATGAACTTTTTAGAAAGAGAAGTGGCAGGTTTAAAACCAGATATTATTTTACCAGGAGTTAATTTTTCTAGGTTAGAAATTTATAATTATACAGAGCGTTTAATGCAGTTAACAAACTTTCCTAAAATAGTAATTCCAACACATTGGGATAATTTTAGAGTGCCTTATGGATTTTCTCAAGAAGATGCTTTAGAAAAAAAAATCAATCCATTTCTAGAAGAAGTAAAATTCGCATCACCAAAATCTAAAGTGATTGTTCCTGTACATTTAGAAACAATAATTATAAAATAA
- a CDS encoding tRNA1(Val) (adenine(37)-N6)-methyltransferase: MKPFKFKEFTIQQDKTAMKVGTDGVLLGAWCSVADYPDTILDIGAGTGVIALMIAQRSDAMTIDAVEVDENAYEQTVSNFEESDWGDRLYCYNATFAEFADEIAEEEETYDLIVTNPPFYTDDFETEDAARNKARFTSSLSFEELIIGVAKILSENGKFCVVIPFKEEENFINLARGNQLFLNRICRVKGNETSEVKRCLLEFSFNESELQEENLVIEIVRHQYTEDYINLTKDFYLKM, encoded by the coding sequence ATGAAACCATTCAAATTTAAAGAATTTACCATTCAGCAAGATAAAACGGCTATGAAAGTTGGTACAGATGGTGTTTTATTAGGTGCATGGTGTTCTGTAGCTGATTATCCGGATACTATTTTAGATATTGGGGCAGGAACAGGTGTAATAGCGTTGATGATTGCACAACGTTCAGACGCTATGACCATTGATGCGGTTGAGGTAGATGAAAATGCCTACGAGCAAACCGTATCTAATTTTGAAGAATCCGATTGGGGAGATCGTTTGTATTGTTACAACGCTACTTTTGCGGAATTTGCAGATGAAATTGCAGAAGAGGAGGAAACCTATGATTTAATTGTTACTAATCCGCCCTTTTATACGGATGATTTTGAAACTGAAGATGCTGCTAGAAATAAAGCGCGTTTTACGTCTTCTCTTTCTTTTGAAGAATTGATTATTGGAGTGGCTAAAATATTATCTGAAAATGGGAAATTTTGTGTGGTGATTCCTTTTAAGGAGGAAGAAAATTTCATCAATCTTGCAAGGGGAAATCAATTGTTTTTGAATAGAATTTGTAGGGTTAAAGGAAATGAAACTTCTGAAGTTAAAAGGTGTTTATTAGAGTTTTCTTTTAATGAGTCTGAGTTACAAGAAGAAAACTTGGTTATAGAAATTGTACGTCATCAATATACCGAAGATTATATTAATTTAACGAAGGACTTTTATTTGAAGATGTAG
- a CDS encoding saccharopine dehydrogenase family protein encodes MKNILIIGAGKSSSFLIKYLLEKSDEENLKITIGDISTINADKLINNHKNAKSVILDVFNTEQRERIIKKIDIVISMLPARFHIEVAKDCILFSKHMVTASYVSDEMKVLDKQAKEKGLILMNEIGLDPGIDHMSAMQILDKIRNKGAKMLLFESFCGGLVAPESDNNLWKYKFTWNPRNVVLAGQGGAAMFIQESTYKYIPYHKLFRRTEFLKINDSNFEAYANRDSLKYRSVYGLDDIPTMYRGTIRRVGFSRAWNIFVQLGMTDDSYTIEDSENMSYRDFVNLFLAYSPSDSVELKLRSYLKIDQDDVMWEKLIELDIFNPNKKIGLKNATPAQMLQTILEDSWTLQEADKDMIVMQHLFGYELNGEKHQIESSLTVIGENQTYTAMSKTVGLPVAITALKILKGEIKTPGVQLPITKEVYEPILKELENYGIKFIEKEVSYLGYNPNYVVG; translated from the coding sequence ATGAAAAATATTCTAATTATTGGCGCAGGAAAATCAAGTTCTTTTCTAATAAAGTATTTGTTAGAAAAATCTGATGAAGAAAACTTAAAAATAACAATTGGTGATATTTCTACTATAAACGCAGACAAGCTTATCAACAATCATAAAAACGCAAAAAGCGTCATTCTAGATGTTTTCAATACCGAGCAGCGTGAAAGAATCATTAAAAAAATAGACATTGTAATCTCCATGTTACCCGCAAGGTTTCATATTGAAGTAGCTAAAGATTGCATTCTCTTTAGCAAACACATGGTAACAGCTTCTTATGTTTCTGATGAAATGAAAGTATTAGATAAACAAGCTAAAGAAAAAGGTTTAATCCTGATGAATGAAATTGGGTTAGACCCAGGAATCGATCACATGAGTGCCATGCAAATACTTGATAAAATTAGAAATAAAGGTGCTAAGATGTTGTTATTCGAATCTTTTTGCGGAGGATTAGTAGCACCAGAAAGCGACAATAATTTATGGAAATACAAATTTACATGGAACCCAAGAAATGTGGTATTAGCAGGACAAGGAGGTGCTGCAATGTTTATTCAAGAAAGTACTTATAAATACATTCCGTATCACAAATTATTTAGAAGAACCGAATTTTTAAAAATCAATGACAGTAATTTTGAGGCATACGCCAATAGAGATTCACTAAAATACAGAAGTGTTTATGGCTTAGATGATATACCAACCATGTACCGAGGAACTATTAGAAGAGTAGGTTTTTCTAGAGCTTGGAATATATTTGTACAGTTAGGTATGACAGACGATTCTTACACTATAGAAGATTCTGAAAACATGAGTTACCGAGATTTTGTCAACTTATTTTTAGCCTATTCACCTTCAGATTCTGTAGAGTTAAAATTACGTTCTTACTTAAAAATAGATCAAGATGATGTTATGTGGGAAAAGCTAATTGAACTTGATATTTTTAATCCGAATAAAAAAATTGGACTTAAAAATGCGACTCCGGCTCAAATGCTTCAAACAATACTAGAAGACTCTTGGACTTTGCAAGAAGCCGATAAAGACATGATTGTAATGCAACATCTTTTCGGTTATGAATTGAATGGAGAAAAACATCAAATAGAAAGTAGTTTAACCGTAATTGGAGAAAACCAAACCTATACAGCCATGTCAAAAACGGTAGGTTTACCAGTTGCAATTACTGCTTTAAAAATTCTAAAAGGAGAAATTAAAACACCCGGAGTGCAACTACCAATTACAAAAGAAGTCTATGAACCAATTTTAAAAGAATTAGAAAATTACGGAATAAAGTTTATAGAAAAAGAAGTTTCTTATTTAGGGTATAATCCTAATTATGTGGTTGGATAG
- a CDS encoding DUF423 domain-containing protein: protein MFKNLIITCVLGMLGIVLGAFGAHALKEVLTATELLSFETAVRYQMYHVIVLLFINIYDGFTTLQKNRISYLFFLGILLFSGSIYAIHLTSITAKSIWFVTPLGGLTLISGWFLMIMIFLKKYRNSK from the coding sequence ATGTTTAAAAATTTAATTATTACGTGTGTTTTAGGGATGTTAGGCATTGTTCTAGGTGCTTTTGGAGCACATGCTTTAAAAGAAGTTTTAACTGCTACAGAGTTGTTGAGTTTTGAAACTGCGGTCCGTTATCAAATGTATCACGTAATTGTATTGTTATTTATCAATATTTATGACGGATTTACTACTTTACAAAAAAACAGGATTAGCTATCTTTTTTTCTTGGGGATTTTACTTTTTTCTGGTTCTATTTATGCGATTCATCTAACATCAATTACAGCAAAATCTATTTGGTTTGTTACGCCTTTAGGAGGATTAACATTGATAAGTGGTTGGTTTTTAATGATTATGATATTCTTAAAGAAATACCGTAATAGTAAATAA
- the pckA gene encoding phosphoenolpyruvate carboxykinase (ATP): MVDTGTKSISLNSLGIKNATVRYQLTSDELHSETLKKGQGKVSSLGAISVNTGEFTGRSPKDRFIVKDEVTKDEVWWSDVNIPFESGKFDALYTKVVDYLSGKEIFVRDSYACADEKYKLNIRVVNEQPWSNMFAYNMFLRPTEKELETFSPEWTIINAPGFMADAEVDGTRQHNFAILNFSKKIALIGGTGYTGEIKKGIFSALNFILPVFKNTLPMHCSANVGKEGDTAIFFGLSGTGKTTLSTDPDRSLIGDDEHGWTAENSVFNFEGGCYAKVINLSAEQEPEIFSAIKKGAILENVVMDDKGVVDFGDTSITQNTRVSYPIHHIENIQVPSIGKNPKNIFFLTADAFGVLPPISKLTPNQAAYHFISGYTAKVAGTEAGVTEPTPSFSACFGAPFMPLHPTRYAEMLSKKMKDADVNVWLINTGWSGGQYGVGRRMPLKYTRAMITAVLNGDLGSYKYEDYHIHSVFGVAQPRSCPGVPTELLSPRSTWNNDEAYYKTAFKLSNAFRNNFTQFEEVASEDIRRGGPQRYAF; the protein is encoded by the coding sequence ATGGTAGATACAGGTACGAAATCGATTTCGTTAAATAGTCTAGGAATCAAAAACGCAACAGTTCGTTATCAGTTAACTTCAGACGAGCTACATAGTGAAACTTTAAAAAAAGGACAAGGAAAAGTGTCTTCTTTAGGTGCTATTTCGGTTAATACAGGAGAATTTACAGGTCGTTCACCAAAAGATCGCTTTATTGTAAAAGATGAAGTAACTAAAGATGAGGTTTGGTGGAGTGATGTGAATATTCCTTTTGAGTCGGGTAAATTTGATGCACTATATACTAAAGTTGTTGATTATTTATCAGGTAAGGAAATTTTTGTAAGAGATAGTTATGCTTGTGCCGATGAAAAATATAAATTAAATATTAGAGTCGTAAATGAACAACCTTGGAGCAATATGTTTGCTTACAATATGTTTTTGCGTCCAACAGAAAAGGAACTAGAAACTTTTTCTCCAGAATGGACTATTATAAATGCGCCTGGTTTTATGGCAGACGCAGAGGTAGATGGAACGAGACAACACAATTTTGCTATTTTAAACTTCAGTAAAAAAATAGCTTTAATAGGAGGAACGGGTTATACAGGTGAAATTAAAAAAGGAATCTTTTCTGCTTTAAACTTTATTCTGCCGGTTTTTAAAAATACGTTACCAATGCATTGTTCTGCAAATGTTGGTAAAGAAGGTGATACTGCTATTTTTTTCGGATTATCAGGAACCGGAAAAACAACCTTATCTACAGATCCAGATAGGAGTCTAATTGGTGATGATGAACATGGTTGGACGGCAGAAAATTCGGTGTTTAATTTTGAAGGTGGTTGTTACGCAAAAGTGATTAATTTATCAGCAGAACAAGAACCAGAAATTTTTTCAGCTATTAAAAAAGGTGCAATTTTAGAAAACGTAGTTATGGATGATAAAGGAGTTGTCGATTTTGGAGATACTTCTATTACCCAAAATACAAGAGTTAGTTATCCAATTCACCATATAGAGAATATACAAGTACCATCCATAGGAAAAAATCCGAAGAATATTTTCTTTTTAACTGCGGATGCATTTGGCGTTTTACCTCCAATTTCTAAATTAACACCTAATCAGGCTGCGTATCATTTTATTTCTGGTTATACAGCAAAAGTAGCAGGTACAGAAGCAGGAGTTACGGAGCCAACACCAAGTTTTTCTGCTTGTTTTGGTGCGCCTTTTATGCCATTACATCCAACTAGATACGCTGAAATGCTAAGTAAGAAAATGAAAGATGCTGATGTAAATGTTTGGTTGATCAATACAGGTTGGTCTGGTGGACAATATGGAGTAGGTAGAAGAATGCCCTTAAAATATACAAGAGCAATGATTACGGCTGTTTTAAATGGCGATTTAGGAAGTTATAAATATGAAGATTATCATATACATTCTGTTTTCGGAGTTGCACAACCAAGATCATGTCCTGGAGTGCCTACAGAATTATTGAGTCCGAGGTCTACTTGGAATAATGATGAAGCTTATTATAAGACGGCATTTAAACTCTCTAATGCATTCAGAAATAACTTTACGCAGTTTGAAGAGGTTGCAAGTGAAGATATACGTAGAGGTGGACCTCAGCGATATGCTTTTTAG
- a CDS encoding YtxH domain-containing protein, whose translation MSNSSNTVVGLLAGTVIGATLGILFAPDKGAKTRQRISDEALAAKDKIVDTASDLTEKVSSSVAGQKESLDTQLENVVSNVSHKAEDVISTLEKKLKELKEQNKKLQKSA comes from the coding sequence ATGAGCAATAGTAGCAATACAGTAGTAGGATTATTAGCAGGAACAGTAATAGGAGCAACCTTAGGTATTTTATTTGCACCAGATAAAGGAGCAAAAACTAGACAAAGAATTTCTGATGAAGCCTTAGCAGCAAAAGATAAGATAGTAGATACGGCAAGTGATTTAACGGAAAAAGTATCATCTTCAGTAGCAGGTCAAAAAGAAAGTTTAGACACGCAATTAGAAAATGTAGTATCTAACGTTAGTCATAAAGCAGAAGATGTAATTTCAACTTTAGAGAAAAAATTGAAAGAGTTGAAAGAACAAAATAAAAAATTACAAAAATCTGCCTAA
- a CDS encoding DUF6327 family protein: protein MKIYQSFEEINTDLRQLSLEKQIALEELKLVKSDFEESIKPMTLISNVVTALGKFGTLMFIKKIFK, encoded by the coding sequence ATGAAAATATATCAAAGTTTCGAAGAAATAAATACTGATTTAAGGCAGTTATCATTAGAAAAACAAATTGCTTTAGAAGAACTTAAATTGGTGAAAAGTGATTTTGAAGAAAGTATAAAACCTATGACCCTAATAAGTAACGTTGTTACTGCATTGGGTAAGTTCGGGACCTTAATGTTTATAAAGAAAATATTTAAATAG
- a CDS encoding AraC family transcriptional regulator, with translation MIEIEIIADSDKDLLEQIAIKIGGSVTSNWSENILTINNENAIGTIKFIPFDWGVNLLDFDIKLHKEFIFKIQAVSEFNPLRFMYPSFGSFKHRFGIDNKESKIEQFQSLIFTNKTDGYNYIHLPKNEKVEINLIEIVRKKFLKKRTTNVSTLNEKLYEVFVDTDHDHRFINYGTLNLKMADIIAQIKNVKGKGMLRILKIEARVYEILSLHIQQHNRLLEGVPLPKSIAKDELKIVRKLGKTIVKNPAKNYTLEDLSLTSGLTQAKLQDGFKFLYNRTVTEYIRHIRLESSRDLLKNTDLNISQIVYSIGFSSRSYFSKIFREKYGITPNGFKKKLLSVV, from the coding sequence ATGATTGAGATTGAAATAATTGCTGATAGTGACAAAGATTTACTAGAGCAAATTGCCATAAAAATAGGAGGTTCTGTTACAAGTAACTGGAGCGAAAATATACTCACAATTAATAATGAGAACGCTATTGGAACAATTAAATTTATACCTTTTGATTGGGGTGTAAACTTGTTAGATTTTGATATAAAACTGCACAAAGAGTTTATTTTTAAAATTCAAGCAGTTTCTGAATTTAATCCTCTTCGATTTATGTACCCTTCATTTGGTTCTTTTAAACATCGATTTGGTATTGATAATAAAGAAAGCAAAATAGAACAATTTCAATCCTTAATTTTTACAAATAAAACAGATGGTTATAATTATATCCATTTACCTAAGAATGAAAAAGTAGAAATTAATCTTATAGAAATTGTCAGAAAGAAATTTTTAAAAAAAAGAACTACAAACGTTTCTACATTAAATGAAAAATTATATGAAGTTTTCGTAGACACAGATCATGATCATAGATTTATAAATTACGGTACGCTTAATTTAAAAATGGCCGATATAATTGCCCAAATAAAAAATGTAAAAGGGAAAGGAATGTTGCGTATTCTTAAAATTGAAGCCAGAGTTTATGAAATATTATCTTTACACATACAACAACACAATAGACTTCTAGAAGGTGTCCCTTTACCTAAGTCCATTGCCAAGGATGAGTTAAAAATTGTTCGTAAACTAGGTAAAACAATTGTAAAAAATCCTGCTAAAAACTATACATTAGAAGATCTTTCTTTAACTTCTGGTTTAACACAAGCAAAACTTCAAGATGGTTTTAAGTTTTTATACAACAGAACTGTTACAGAATATATAAGACATATTCGCCTAGAATCTTCAAGAGACCTTTTAAAGAATACAGATTTAAATATATCTCAAATTGTTTATAGTATTGGATTTAGTAGTAGAAGTTACTTTTCTAAAATTTTTAGAGAAAAGTATGGAATTACTCCAAACGGATTTAAGAAAAAATTATTATCCGTTGTGTAA
- a CDS encoding DUF1328 domain-containing protein has protein sequence MLRWTITFIIIALIAGVLGFGGIAGTAAGIAKIIFVIFIILFLISLITGRKKV, from the coding sequence ATGTTACGTTGGACAATCACTTTTATAATAATCGCATTAATAGCAGGTGTTTTAGGATTTGGAGGAATTGCTGGAACTGCAGCAGGAATCGCTAAAATTATTTTTGTAATCTTCATTATTCTTTTCTTAATATCTTTAATTACAGGAAGAAAAAAAGTATAA